A stretch of the Synergistes jonesii genome encodes the following:
- a CDS encoding acyl-CoA mutase large subunit family protein, with protein sequence MFEPKQLQEVAEGRKAYEAAVAKALTKGPERKENFTTGGGIPLKRTYTPEDVDSVDYTKDLGFPGVYPFTRGVQPTMYRGRFWTMRQYAGFATAEDSNKRYRYLLSQGTTGLSVAFDLPTQIGYDSDDPMAVGECGKVGVAVDSLADAEILFGGIPLDKVSTSMTINAPASVLLSMYIAVAEKQGVPMKALSGTIQNDILKEYIARGTYIFPPKPSMRLITNIFKFCSENIPKWNTISISGYHIREAGSTAIQEVAFTLADGIAYVEAAMKSGQDPNVFGKRLSFFFNAHNDFLEEVAKFRAARKVWARIMKERFGVTEKSAQMLRFHTQTAGCTLTAQQAENNIVRVAVQTMAAVCGGTQSLHTNSLDEALALPTDKSVRIALRTQQIVAYESGVTNVVDPLAGSYAIEALTKQIEEGAWEYIKKIDELGGMMTAIEKGYPQKHIQDAAYDYQKSIESGDRTIVGVNKFHIDEDMSERKLLKVDASVGVNQIKKLREMKEKRDNVRVKTTLDAVREGAKGEANLMPLILDAVHAYATEGEICGVLREVFGEYKENVVL encoded by the coding sequence TTGTTCGAACCAAAACAGCTCCAGGAAGTGGCAGAAGGAAGGAAGGCCTATGAAGCGGCGGTAGCTAAAGCGCTTACAAAAGGCCCGGAGAGAAAGGAAAATTTCACCACAGGCGGCGGTATTCCTCTTAAGAGAACCTATACCCCCGAAGACGTCGACAGCGTCGACTACACCAAAGACCTCGGATTCCCCGGCGTATATCCCTTTACCCGCGGCGTCCAGCCCACGATGTACAGAGGCCGCTTCTGGACGATGCGCCAGTATGCGGGCTTCGCTACGGCGGAAGATTCAAACAAGCGTTACCGTTATCTTCTGAGTCAGGGGACGACTGGACTTTCGGTCGCCTTCGACCTTCCGACGCAGATCGGTTACGACTCGGACGACCCGATGGCGGTCGGCGAATGCGGCAAGGTCGGCGTAGCGGTCGACAGCCTGGCCGATGCCGAGATACTCTTCGGCGGCATCCCTCTTGACAAAGTCTCGACATCTATGACGATCAACGCTCCGGCGTCGGTGCTTCTTTCGATGTACATCGCGGTCGCCGAGAAGCAGGGCGTGCCGATGAAGGCGCTTTCCGGAACCATTCAGAACGACATTCTGAAAGAATACATAGCGCGCGGCACATATATCTTCCCGCCCAAGCCGTCGATGCGGCTCATCACGAACATATTCAAGTTCTGCAGCGAGAACATCCCCAAGTGGAACACGATCTCCATCTCAGGCTATCATATCCGCGAAGCCGGCTCGACCGCCATCCAGGAAGTGGCCTTTACGCTCGCCGACGGCATCGCCTACGTCGAAGCGGCGATGAAGTCGGGACAGGACCCGAACGTATTCGGCAAGCGCCTCTCCTTCTTCTTCAACGCGCACAACGACTTCCTCGAAGAGGTCGCGAAGTTCCGTGCAGCGCGCAAGGTTTGGGCGCGCATCATGAAGGAGCGCTTCGGCGTGACGGAAAAGAGCGCTCAGATGCTCCGCTTCCACACTCAGACGGCCGGCTGCACGCTCACCGCCCAGCAGGCGGAGAACAACATCGTCCGCGTCGCCGTCCAGACGATGGCGGCGGTCTGCGGCGGCACGCAGTCGCTGCACACCAACAGCCTTGACGAAGCCCTCGCGCTGCCGACGGACAAGAGCGTGCGCATCGCTCTGCGCACCCAGCAGATAGTGGCTTACGAGTCCGGCGTGACGAACGTCGTCGACCCGCTCGCCGGCAGCTACGCGATCGAAGCGCTCACGAAGCAGATCGAAGAGGGCGCGTGGGAGTACATCAAGAAGATCGATGAGCTCGGCGGAATGATGACGGCTATCGAAAAGGGCTATCCGCAGAAGCATATCCAGGACGCAGCCTACGACTATCAGAAGTCGATAGAGTCCGGCGACCGCACTATCGTCGGCGTAAACAAGTTCCACATCGACGAAGATATGTCGGAGCGCAAACTCCTTAAGGTCGACGCCAGCGTGGGTGTGAATCAGATAAAGAAGCTCCGCGAGATGAAAGAGAAACGCGACAACGTCAGAGTCAAGACGACGCTCGACGCGGTACGTGAAGGTGCGAAGGGCGAGGCGAACCTCATGCCGCTTATACTGGACGCCGTCCACGCATATGCGACGGAGGGGGAGATCTGCGGCGTGCTCCGCGAAGTATTCGGCGAGTACAAGGAGAACGTGGTTCTTTAG